One Gadus chalcogrammus isolate NIFS_2021 chromosome 4, NIFS_Gcha_1.0, whole genome shotgun sequence DNA segment encodes these proteins:
- the pmpcb gene encoding mitochondrial-processing peptidase subunit beta yields the protein MAASVQRLSAAGRSLLKRKPSWFGPLAHPQRRPLATAAQTVLLNVPETRVTTLENGLRVASEDSGLSTCTVGLWIDAGSRYENERNNGTAHFLEHMAFKGTRKRSQLDLELEIENMGAHLNAYTSREQTVYYAKSFTKDLPRAVEILADIIQNSTLGAAEIERERGVILREMQEVETNLQEVVFDYLHATAYQNTALGRTILGPPENIKTINRADLVEYITTHYFGPRIVLAAAGGVSHDELIDLAKYHFGKLPARYRSDMPDLPACSFTGSEIRVRDDKMPLAHVAIAMEAVGWAHPDTIPLMVANTLIGNWDRSFGGGVNLSSKLAQKACQGGLCHSFQSFNTCYTDTGLWGLYMVCEASTLEEMMHYTQLEWMSLCTSVSEAEVARAKNLLKTNMLLHLDGSTPICEDIGRQMLCYSRRIPLHELEARIDAIDARTIKDVCTKYIYDRAPAIAAVGPVQHLPDYERIRRGMFWMNS from the exons ATGGCGGCGTCCGTACAGCGCCTCTCCGCCGCGGGCAGGAGCCTCCTGAAGAGGAAGCCCTCATGGTTCGGG cCCCTCGCGCACCCGCAGCGCCGCCCCCTGGCCACTGCCGCGCAGACCGTACTGCTCAACGTCCCGGAGACCCGCGTGACAACCTTGGAGAACGGACTGAGGGTCGCCTCGGAGGACTCGGGCCTCTCCACGTGCACC gtgggTCTGTGGATCGATGCAGGGAGTCGCTATGAGAACGAGAGAAACAACGGGACCGCCCACTTCCTGGAACACATGGCTTTcaag GGCACCAGGAAGAGGTCCCAGCTGGACCTGGAGCTGGAGATCGAGAACATGGGGGCTCACCTCAACGCCTACACCTCCCGCGAGCAGACGGTGTACTACGCAAAGTCCTTCACCAAGGACCTGCCCCGAG ccGTGGAGATCCTGGCGGACATCATCCAGAACAGCACGCTGGGCGCGGcggagatcgagagagagagaggggtcatCCTCCGGGAGATGCAGGAAGTAGAGACCAACCTACAGGAAGTGGTGTTTGACTACCTCCACGCCACAGCCTACCAGAACACCGCCCTGGGGCGCACCATCCTGGGGCCCCCCGAGAACATCAA gaccaTCAACAGGGCTGACCTGGTAGAGTACATCACCACTCACTACTTCGGGCCCcggatcgtcctggcggccgcGGGAG gtgtctcccaCGACGAGCTCATCGATTTGGCCAAGTACCACTTCGGAAAGCTCCCCGCCCGGTACCGGAGCGACATGCCGGATCTTCCGGCCTGCAGCTTCACAGGAAGTGAG ATCCGCGTCCGTGACGACAAGATGCCGCTGGCGCACGTTGCCATAGCGATGGAGGCGGTGGGCTGGGCGCACCCGGACACCATCCCCCTGATGGTCGCCAACACCCTCATCGGGAACTGGGACCGCTCGTTTGGAGGAGGCGTG AACCTGTCCTCCAAGCTGGCCCAGAAGGCTTGTCAGGGTGGGCTGTGCCACAGCTTCCAGTCGTTCAACACCTGCTACACGGACACAGGGCTGTGGGGGCTCTACATGGTGTGCGAGGCCTCCACCCTGGAAGAGATGATGCACTACACCCAGCTCGAATG GATGTCGCTGTGCACCAGCGTGTCTGAGGCCGAGGTGGCGCGCGCTAAAAACCTCCTGAAGACCAACATGCTTCTGCACCTCGACG GCTCCACCCCAATCTGTGAGGACATCGGCCGCCAGATGTTGTGCTACAGCCGCCGCATCCCACTGCACGAGCTGGAGGCCCGCATCGAC GCCATCGATGCTCGGACCATCAAGGACGTTTGTACCAAGTACATCTACGACCGGGCCCCTGCCATCGCCGCCGTGG GACCTGTCCAGCATCTCCCGGACTACGAGAGGATCCGCAGAGGAATGTTCTGGATGAACAGCTGA
- the dnajc2 gene encoding dnaJ homolog subfamily C member 2, protein MLLEAKAADATVVYDAVTAAVQIQVEPVGRWFEAFVRRRNRNVSASFQELEDEEEESEEDEDEDLQLVEHPLLRSLDPKDWKNQDHYAVLGIGHMRYKATQKQIKTAHKAIVLKHHPDKRKAAGEQIVEGDNDYFTCITKAIEVLSDPVRRRAFDSVDPTFDNAVPQKGEIAKNFFTAFAPVFDRNARWSSRKHVPKLGTAESTFEEVDNFYSFWYNLDSWREFSYLDEEEKEKAECRDERRWIDKQNRASRTQRKKEEMVRMRNLVDTAYSCDPRIKRFKEEEKSRKDSEKKAKADAKKKEQEDKDRARQAELDAARLLKEKEDEEAKQVAQLAKKEKEIQKKAIKKERGKLRTACKNWNYFTENESDNVKMMQEVEKLCDRLELISLQTLNEVLSTSSQEESKVAVEKQVQEVNAQMQREREAEVQAQQVVRGADQASRGVSSAGGKGWNEEDLPLLIKAVNLFPAGTNARWEVIANYMNLHSTTGIKRTAKDVINKAKNLQRLDPGQKDVINKNAFEKFRKEHSAVPVTVDNAAPSERFEGTGDAVAWTTDEQKLLEQALKTFPVTTAERWDRISSAVPGRSKKDCMKRYKELVEMVKAKKAAQVKK, encoded by the exons ATGTTGTTGGAGGCCAAAGCAGCGGACGCGACTGTCGTCTATGACGCCGTCACCG CGGCGGTACAGATCCAGGTGGAGCCGGTGGGCCGGTGGTTCGAGGCGTTCGTCAGGCGGAGGAACCGGAACGTGTCGGCCTCcttccaggagctggaggacgaggaggaggagtctgaggaggacgaggatgagGACCTCCAGCTGGTGGAGCACCCTCTGCTGAGGAGCCTGGACCCCAAGGACTGGAAG AATCAGGATCACTATGCAGTTCTGGGAATCGGCCACATGAGGTACAAGGCCACCCAGAAGCAGATCAAAACTGCCC ATAAAGCCATAGTGCTGAAGCATCATCCGGACAAGAGAAAAGCTGCTGGGGAACAGATTGTAGAAGGAGATAACGACTACTTCACCTGTATAACTAAAG CAATCGAGGTGCTGTCGGACCCGGTCCGGAGGCGGGCCTTCGACAGCGTGGacccgaccttcgacaacgcgGTCCCTCAGAAGGGCGAAATAGCCAAGAACTTCTTCACGGCCTTCGCTCCGGTGTTCGACCGCAACGCCCGCTGGTCCTCCAGGAAACACGTCCCCAAGCTGGGCACCGCCGAGTCGACGTTCGAGGAAGTGGATAACTTCTATTCCTTCTG gTACAACCTCGATTCATGGCGAGAATTCTCCTAtctggacgaggaggagaaagagaaggcaGAATG TCGTGACGAGCGCCGCTGGATCGACAAGCAGAACCGAGCGTCACGGAcccagaggaagaaggaggagatggtTCGCATGAGGAACCTCGTGG ACACGGCGTACAGCTGTGACCCGAGGATCAAGAGgttcaaggaggaggagaaatccAGGAAGGACTCTGAGAAGAAGGCGAAGGCGGACGCCAAGAAGAAAGAGCAGGAGGACAAGGACCGC GCTCGGCAGGCAGAGTTGGACGCGGCGCGCCtcctgaaggagaaggaggacgaaGAGGCCAAGCAGGTGGCCCAGCTAgccaagaaggagaaggagatacagaaGAAGGCCATCAAAAAGGAGCGGGGCAAACTCAGGACCGCCTGTAAG AACTGGAATTACTTTACAGAGAACGAATCAGACAACGTAAAAATGATGCAGGAAGTGGAAAAGCTTTGTGATCGCCTGGAGTTGATCAG TCTACAGACTCTGAATGAGGTTCTGTCGACCAGCTCTCAGGAGGAAAGCAAGGTGGCTGTGGAGAAGCAG gtgcaGGAGGTGAACGCCCAGATGCAGCGGGAgcgggaggcggaggtgcaggCGCAGCAGGTGGTGCGCGGGGCGGATCAGGCCTCCAGAGGGGTGAGCTCCGCGGGGGGCAAGGGCTGGAACGAGGAGGACCTCCCGCTGCTCATCAAGGCTGTGAACCTGTTCCCCGCCGGGACCAACGCCAG GTGGGAGGTGATCGCCAACTACATGAACCTTCACTCCACTACGGGCATCAAGAGGACGGCCAAGGACGTCATCAACAAGGCCAAGAACCTGCAGCGCCTCG aTCCGGGGCAGAAAGACGTGATCAACAAGAATGCCTTTGAGAAGTTCAGGAAGGAGCACTCGGCCGTGCCGGTTACCGTGGACAACGCCGCGCCCTCGGAGAGGTTTGAAG GGACTGGAGACGCGGTGGCCTGGACCACTGATGAGCAGAAGCTCCTGGAGCAGGCCCTGAAGACCTTCCCCGTCACCACGGCCGAGCGCTGGGACCGGATCTCCTCCGCCGTGCCGGGCCGCTCCAAGAAGGACTGCATGAAGAGATACAAG GAGCTGGTGGAGATGGTGAAGGCCAAGAAAGCCGCCCAAGTCAAGAAGTAG
- the phax gene encoding phosphorylated adapter RNA export protein: protein MDSMLEDGELSGSDSEMTPSVRPPPADHCLRAAPPVASGYRSSARPAASSGEGRELSGSDSKMTSSVRPPAADSSFRPAPPEASGYRSSARPAASSGDSSGEEEDDEPIAAWRCKRQKVSNAAVASQRPPPTAGLGGPDAAAGRKVNNVWGSVVQEQSQDLVMAGLGVFGMEGDFDMGSRNVETYNYVLARKMMEKERREEEEKARGQQHQEAAMLDSQLEDYMQARGGHQDHSRPKRKRPAKERLGPRAEMDLEGRYELREEDPEPRVVEELAHRLQEPKLDLLERVVSVLGRGPAIRLLEETAALERAGGVTTLDGSRRRTPGGVYLHLLKSSPDVSRAQLRQVFLEENADLRRSKKAAQKRRRHLVAKKMKNALNTLHLQEDQESRETFASDTHDALASLGEELEEPEEEEPEEEEPEEEEEEPEAVAVGTEETPVVYNPADLEVF, encoded by the coding sequence ATGGATTCGATGCTGGAGGACGGGGAGCTGTCCGGGTCCGACTCCGAGATGACCCCCTCCGTCCGCCCACCCCCAGCTGACCACTGCCTCCGGGCAGCTCCGCCCGTGGCCAGCGGGTACCGGAGCTCCGCCCGACCGGCGGCCTCCAGCGGGGAGGGCCGGGAGCTGTCCGGGTCAGACTCAAAGATGACCTCCTCCGTCCGCCCGCCAGCCGCTGACAGCAGCTTCAGGCCCGCTCCGCCCGAGGCCAGCGGGTACCGGAGCTCCGCCCGACCGGCGGCCTCCAGCGGGGACTccagcggggaggaggaggacgatgagcCCATCGCCGCCTGGCGCTGCAAGCGGCAGAAGGTGTCCAACGCGGCTGTAGCCTCCCAGCGGCCCCCGCCGACCGCGGGCCTCGGCGGCCCCGATGCGGCGGCCGGCCGGAAGGTGAACAACGTCTGGGGCAGCGTGGTGCAGGAACAGAGCCAGGACCTGGTGATGGCTGGGCTGGGGGTGTTCGGCATGGAGGGGGACTTCGACATGGGGAGCCGCAACGTGGAGACCTACAACTACGTGCTGGCCCGCAAGATGATGGAGAAGGAGCggcgggaagaggaggagaaggcccgGGGGCAGCAGCACCAGGAGGCCGCCATGCTGGACTCCCAGCTGGAGGACTACATGCAAGCCCGTGGGGGCCACCAGGACCACTCGCGGCCCAAGAGGAAGCGGCCGGCCAAGGAGCGGCTGGGCCCGCGCGCGGAGATGGACCTGGAGGGGCGCTACGAGCTGCGGGAGGAGGACCCGGAGCCGCGCGTGGTGGAGGAGCTCGCGCACCGCCTGCAGGAGCCCAAGCTCGACCTGCTGGAGCGCGTGGTGAGCGTACTTGGCCGCGGCCCCGCCATCCGGCTGCTCGAGGAGACGGCCGCGCTGGAGCGCGCCGGGGGCGTGACTACGCTGGACGGCAGCCGTCGCCGCACCCCCGGGGGTGTGTACCTGCACCTGCTGAAGAGCTCCCCCGACGTGAGTCGCGCGCAGCTGCGCCAGGTGTTCCTCGAGGAGAACGCGGACCTGCGCAGGAGCAAGAAGGCGGCGCAGAAGAGGCGGCGCCACCTGGTGGCCAAGAAGATGAAAAACGCGCTGAACACGCTGCACCTGCAGGAGGACCAGGAGTCCCGCGAGACCTTCGCCAGCGACACGCACGACGCGCTTGCCTccctgggggaggagctggaggagccggaggaggaggagccggaggaggaggagccggaggaggaggaggaggagccagaggcaGTCGCCGTGGGAACGGAGGAGACGCCCGTGGTCTACAACCCTGCCGACCTGGAGGTGTTCTGA
- the psmc2 gene encoding 26S proteasome regulatory subunit 7, whose product MPDYLGGDQRKVKEEPKEDAVIRALDEGDIALLKTYGQSTYSRQIKQVEDDIQSLLKKINELTGIKESDTGLAPPALWDLAADKQTLQSEQPLQVARCTKIINADSEDPKYIINVKQFAKFVVDLSDQVAPTDIEEGMRVGVDRNKYQIHIPLPPKIDPTVTMMQVEEKPDVTYSDVGGCKEQIEKLREVVETPLLHPERFVNLGIEPPKGVLLFGPPGTGKTLCARAVANRTDACFIRVIGSELVQKYVGEGARMVRELFEMARTKKACLIFFDEIDAIGGARFDDGAGGDNEVQRTMLELINQLDGFDPRGNIKVLMATNRPDTLDPALMRPGRLDRKIEFSLPDLEGRTHIFKIHARSMSVERDIRFELLARLCPNSTGAEIRSVCTEAGMFAIRARRKIATEKDFLEAVNKVIKSYAKFSATPRYMTYN is encoded by the exons ATGCCGGACTACCTGGGGGGCGACCAGAGGAAGGTGAAGGAGGAACCTAAGGAGGACGCTGTCATCAGAG CTCTAGACGAGGGTGACATCGCTCTACTGAAGACCTAT GGCCAGAGTACGTACTCCCGACAGATCAAACAGGTGGAGGATGACATCCAATCGCTGCTCAAGAAGATCAACGAACTCACCG GCATCAAGGAGTCTGACACCGGCCTGGCCCCACCCGCGCTCTGGGACCTCGCCGCAGACAAGCAGACGCTGCAGAGTGAACAACCGCTGCAGGTCGCCAG ATGCACTAAGATCATCAATGCAGACTCGGAGGACCCCAAGTACATCATCAACGTCAAGCAGTTTGCCAAGTTCGTGGTGGACCTCAGTGACCAGGTGGCGCCCACAGACATCGAGGAGGGGATGAGAGTGGG GGTGGACAGGAACAAGTACCAGATCCACATCCCGCTGCCGCCCAAGATCGACCCCACAGTCACCATGATGCAG gtggaggagaagcCGGACGTGACCTACAGCGACGTGGGCGGGTGTAAGGAGCAGATAGAGAAGCTAAGGGAGGTTGTGGAGACCCCCCTGCTGCAC CCCGAGCGCTTCGTGAACCTGGGCATCGAGCCTCCTAAAGGTGTGCTTCTGTTCGGACCACCCGGCACTGGGAAGACGCTGTGCGCCAGGGCCGTGGCCAACCGCACCGACGCCTGCTTCATCAGGGTCATCGGGTCCGAGCTGGTCCAGAAATACGTGGGAGAG GGGGCCCGCATGGTGAGGGAGCTGTTTGAGATGGCCCGCACCAAGAAGGCCTGCCTCATCTTCTTCGACGAGATCGACGCCATCGGAG gggcccggtttGACGACGGCGCCGGTGGTGACAATGAGGTGCAGCGCACCATGCTGGAGCTCATCAACCAGCTGGACGGCTTCGACCCGCGGGGGAACATCAAGGTCCTGATGGCCACCAACCGGCCCGATACCCTGGACCCCGCCCTCATGAGGCCCGGTCGGCTCGACCGCAAGATAGAGTTCAGCCTCCCGGACCTCGAG GGACGCACCCACATCTTCAAGATCCACGCCCGCTCCATGAGTGTGGAGAGAGACATCCGCTTCGAGCTGCTGGCCCGCCTCTGTCCCAACAGCACAG GCGCCGAGATCCGCAGCGTGTGCACGGAGGCCGGCATGTTCGCCATCCGGGCGCGCCGGAAGATCGCCACGGAGAAGGACTTCCTGGAGGCCGTCAACAAGGTCATCAAGTCCTACGCCAAGTTCAGCGCCACACCCAGATACATGACCTACAACTAG